In a genomic window of Streptomyces roseoviridis:
- a CDS encoding GntR family transcriptional regulator has translation MDVLRPVGRTLLRDRAYDTLREAIVRGDLPPGSVVKDSELAERLGLSRAPVREALARLGDEGLVETKPQSYTRVTRLVSRVVRDAASVVRVMHELAARTAVPLLGPEGIRAMREANERFAAAVLAADVDAALRADDELHDVLVGASGNHALAATVERYTPLIRRVERHLFGDADTCVSVALHTRLIDACEAGDTEEAVRVTTEIWRALEELADEATDS, from the coding sequence TGGACGTGTTACGGCCGGTGGGCCGGACCCTGCTGCGCGACCGGGCGTACGACACGCTGCGCGAGGCCATCGTGCGCGGTGACCTCCCGCCCGGTTCCGTGGTCAAGGACAGCGAACTCGCCGAACGGCTCGGGCTCTCGCGCGCACCCGTGCGCGAGGCCCTGGCCCGGCTCGGCGACGAAGGTCTCGTGGAGACCAAGCCGCAGAGCTACACCCGGGTCACCCGGCTGGTGAGCCGGGTCGTGCGGGACGCCGCCTCCGTCGTGCGGGTGATGCACGAACTCGCCGCCCGCACCGCCGTCCCGTTGCTGGGCCCCGAGGGCATCCGGGCCATGCGCGAGGCCAACGAGCGGTTCGCGGCGGCCGTGCTCGCCGCGGACGTCGACGCCGCCCTGCGCGCCGACGACGAACTGCACGACGTCCTGGTCGGCGCGAGCGGCAACCACGCCCTCGCCGCCACCGTCGAGCGCTACACCCCGCTGATCCGCCGCGTCGAACGGCACCTCTTCGGCGACGCCGACACCTGCGTCTCCGTCGCCCTGCACACCCGTCTCATCGATGCCTGCGAAGCGGGCGACACGGAGGAGGCGGTCCGGGTGACCACGGAGATATGGCGGGCCCTCGAAGAGCTCGCGGACGAGGCCACCGACTCCTGA
- a CDS encoding 1-aminocyclopropane-1-carboxylate deaminase: MPTIADHERYPLLFGPSPVHPLPRLGARLGGAELWAKREDCNSGIGYGGNKTRKLEYLVADALAQGCDTLVSIGGVQSNHTRQVAAVAARAGLKCVLVQESWVDWPDPGYDKVGNILVSRLAGADVRLVGAEFGIGFKESWEQALREVEEAGGRPYAIPAGASDHPLGGLGFAHWAYELAEQERELGVFFDTVVVCSVTGSTQAGMVAGFAALTEAGGRARRVVGIDASAKPGPTREQITRIARNTAALIGVERPLGPDDVELDERYHAGVYGIPDEATLDAMRLAARTEGMVTDPVYEGKSMAGLIDLVDRGEIGRDSTVLYVHLGGQPALNAYSALF, encoded by the coding sequence ATGCCGACGATCGCCGACCACGAGCGCTATCCGCTCCTCTTCGGGCCCTCGCCCGTCCACCCCCTGCCCCGGCTCGGCGCCCGTCTCGGGGGCGCTGAGCTGTGGGCCAAGCGCGAGGACTGCAACTCCGGCATCGGCTACGGCGGGAACAAGACCCGCAAGCTGGAGTACCTGGTCGCCGACGCGCTCGCCCAGGGCTGCGACACCCTCGTGTCCATCGGCGGCGTGCAGTCCAACCACACCCGGCAGGTCGCCGCCGTCGCCGCCCGCGCCGGACTCAAGTGCGTCCTGGTGCAGGAGAGCTGGGTCGACTGGCCGGACCCCGGCTACGACAAGGTCGGCAACATCCTGGTCAGCCGGCTCGCCGGCGCCGATGTGCGCCTGGTCGGGGCGGAGTTCGGGATCGGCTTCAAGGAGAGCTGGGAGCAGGCGCTGCGCGAGGTCGAGGAGGCCGGCGGCAGGCCGTACGCGATCCCGGCGGGCGCCTCCGACCATCCGCTCGGCGGACTCGGCTTCGCCCACTGGGCCTACGAGCTCGCCGAGCAGGAGCGGGAGCTCGGCGTCTTCTTCGACACGGTGGTGGTCTGCTCCGTGACCGGCTCCACCCAGGCCGGCATGGTCGCGGGCTTCGCGGCGCTGACCGAGGCGGGCGGCCGGGCCCGCAGGGTCGTCGGGATCGACGCCTCCGCGAAGCCCGGCCCCACCCGTGAGCAGATCACCAGGATCGCCCGGAACACGGCCGCCCTGATCGGTGTCGAGCGGCCGCTCGGCCCGGACGACGTCGAACTGGACGAGCGCTACCACGCGGGCGTGTACGGCATCCCCGACGAGGCCACCCTGGACGCGATGCGGCTCGCCGCCCGCACGGAGGGCATGGTCACCGACCCGGTCTACGAGGGGAAGTCGATGGCCGGGCTGATCGACCTGGTGGACCGGGGCGAGATCGGCCGGGACTCGACCGTGCTCTACGTCCACCTGGGCGGCCAGCCGGCCCTCAACGCCTACAGCGCGCTCTTCTGA
- a CDS encoding TerD family protein — protein sequence MTAMTPGSNIPLSAARVAVDVAAPVRLDVSGLLLGANGKVRSDDDFIFYNQPAGPGVTYRSGGGSAPDAILVDTGAVPAGVEKIVVTASPDAAGQTFQGIEPTATLRNADDGSVLATFTPPQLGTETALVVMEIYLRNGAWKARAVGQGYANGLAGIATDFGVSVDEEPTPAAAPAPAAPQAAPPAAPPVDPRLGATVPSMPAAPPAAPAAPAAPAPGSGKINLDKGRVSLQKNQTVSLVKGGRPLLSQVKMGLGWEPAYRGKDIDLDASVIAYGPQRNHLDSCYFGKLSILNGAIKHSGDNLTGEGAGDDEVIVVDLGRLPADATGLVFTVNSFSGQKFTEVAKAYCRLMDAATGEELVRFDLTTAEPQTGVMMAKLIKQFSGEWEMTALGEFVKSRTVRGMVKPAAQAL from the coding sequence ATGACCGCTATGACCCCCGGCTCGAACATCCCTCTCAGCGCCGCGCGTGTGGCGGTGGACGTCGCCGCCCCGGTGCGGCTCGACGTATCGGGCCTGCTGCTCGGCGCCAACGGCAAGGTGCGCTCCGACGACGACTTCATCTTCTACAACCAGCCCGCGGGCCCCGGCGTCACCTACCGCTCCGGCGGCGGCAGCGCCCCTGACGCCATCCTGGTCGACACCGGTGCCGTGCCCGCCGGCGTCGAGAAGATCGTGGTGACCGCGAGCCCGGACGCCGCCGGCCAGACCTTCCAGGGCATCGAGCCCACCGCCACCCTGCGCAACGCCGACGACGGCAGCGTCCTCGCCACCTTCACCCCGCCGCAGCTCGGCACGGAGACGGCGCTGGTGGTCATGGAGATCTACCTCCGCAACGGGGCCTGGAAGGCCCGCGCCGTGGGCCAGGGGTATGCGAACGGCCTCGCCGGCATCGCGACCGACTTCGGCGTCTCCGTCGACGAGGAGCCCACGCCCGCGGCGGCCCCCGCGCCCGCCGCCCCGCAGGCGGCGCCGCCCGCCGCTCCCCCGGTCGACCCGCGCCTCGGCGCGACCGTGCCGTCCATGCCGGCCGCTCCCCCGGCGGCTCCGGCCGCCCCCGCGGCGCCCGCTCCCGGCAGCGGGAAGATCAACCTGGACAAGGGCCGGGTCAGCCTCCAGAAGAACCAGACCGTCTCCCTCGTCAAGGGCGGCCGCCCGCTGCTCTCCCAGGTGAAGATGGGCCTCGGCTGGGAGCCCGCCTACCGCGGCAAGGACATCGACCTCGACGCCTCCGTCATCGCCTACGGCCCCCAGCGCAACCACCTGGACAGCTGCTACTTCGGCAAGCTGTCCATCCTGAACGGGGCGATCAAGCACTCCGGCGACAACCTGACCGGCGAGGGCGCGGGCGACGACGAGGTCATCGTGGTCGACCTGGGCCGGCTGCCCGCCGACGCCACCGGCCTGGTCTTCACCGTCAACTCCTTCTCCGGCCAGAAGTTCACCGAGGTCGCCAAGGCGTACTGCCGGCTCATGGACGCCGCCACCGGCGAGGAGCTGGTGCGCTTCGACCTGACCACCGCCGAGCCGCAGACCGGCGTGATGATGGCCAAGCTCATCAAGCAGTTCTCCGGCGAGTGGGAGATGACCGCTCTGGGCGAGTTCGTGAAGTCCCGGACCGTCCGGGGCATGGTGAAGCCCGCCGCCCAGGCCCTGTGA
- a CDS encoding AraC family transcriptional regulator, whose amino-acid sequence MGGSSFRTRDVDEAREEIDARYYANFMDVIDARDRPFAARFDTVGLGPLMIGDLSCGTDVRMRFGELGAFHVNAPMSGSMALRQGAGGRRLLATAAEAVLLDPAGDTVLDRWSGDCRTLSVKIDAAALQDRLEQLLGRPAGRRLALGSTLDISRGPGLSWVTFARQVAAGALAGDGLATHELVARPLQEALLNGLLLAAEHPWRDELAHPRGPVRPAPVKRVMDAVRARPEHPFTSTELAALARVSVRRLQEAFRQYVGMSPMAYVREVRLERVHEELRAGDPAGLSVGEVAWRWGFTHPGRFAAQYRARFGVAPSRTLRG is encoded by the coding sequence GTGGGTGGGAGCTCTTTCCGGACGCGGGACGTGGACGAGGCGCGCGAGGAGATCGACGCGCGGTATTACGCGAACTTCATGGACGTCATCGACGCGCGGGACCGTCCCTTCGCCGCGCGGTTCGACACCGTGGGGCTCGGGCCGCTGATGATCGGCGACCTGAGCTGCGGCACGGACGTGCGGATGCGCTTCGGCGAGCTGGGGGCCTTCCACGTCAACGCGCCGATGAGCGGCAGCATGGCGCTGCGCCAGGGCGCGGGCGGGCGCCGGCTGCTCGCGACCGCCGCGGAGGCGGTGCTCCTCGACCCGGCGGGGGACACCGTCCTCGACCGGTGGAGCGGGGACTGCCGCACCCTTTCGGTCAAGATCGACGCGGCGGCGCTCCAGGACCGACTGGAGCAGCTGCTCGGCCGTCCCGCGGGCCGGCGGCTCGCCCTGGGCTCGACCCTCGACATCTCGCGCGGCCCCGGCCTGAGCTGGGTGACCTTCGCCCGCCAGGTGGCGGCCGGCGCGCTCGCGGGGGACGGGCTCGCCACCCACGAGCTGGTCGCGCGGCCGCTCCAGGAGGCGCTGCTCAACGGCCTGCTGCTCGCGGCCGAGCACCCGTGGCGGGACGAGCTGGCGCACCCGCGCGGCCCGGTCCGGCCCGCGCCGGTCAAGCGGGTCATGGACGCGGTGCGCGCCCGGCCCGAACACCCCTTCACCAGCACCGAGCTGGCCGCGCTGGCCCGGGTGAGCGTGCGGCGCCTTCAGGAGGCGTTCCGCCAGTACGTGGGGATGTCCCCGATGGCGTACGTGCGCGAGGTCCGCCTGGAACGGGTCCACGAGGAGCTGCGGGCGGGCGATCCGGCCGGGCTGAGCGTCGGCGAGGTGGCCTGGCGCTGGGGGTTCACCCACCCGGGCCGGTTCGCGGCGCAGTACCGGGCGCGCTTCGGCGTGGCGCCCTCGCGCACCCTGCGCGGCTGA
- a CDS encoding NAD-dependent epimerase/dehydratase family protein, whose product MNPAPRTVLLTGAAGGVGTLMRELLPGHGYALRPLDLVPVPGAPDAIVADLADREALREAVRGVDAVVHLAGISLEAGFDAIVAANITGLHHLYEAVREEGVPRVVFASSNHAVGFTPRPREGEPLIPVDTPHRPDTFYGLSKAFGEDLAQFYWDKHGVETVSVRIGSCFPEPTSVRMLSMWLSPADCARLLHAALTAPGVGHTVVYGSSANTRAWWDLSSARALGYEPEDDSEKFAERLIARKGLPAPGSADDLYLGGHFCVDPPRWPH is encoded by the coding sequence TTGAACCCCGCACCCCGAACCGTTCTGCTCACCGGCGCCGCCGGCGGCGTCGGCACCCTGATGCGGGAGCTGCTGCCCGGTCACGGCTACGCGCTCCGGCCGCTCGACCTGGTCCCCGTCCCCGGGGCGCCGGACGCGATCGTCGCCGACCTCGCCGACCGCGAGGCCCTGCGGGAGGCCGTGCGGGGCGTGGACGCCGTCGTGCATCTGGCCGGGATCTCCCTGGAGGCCGGGTTCGACGCGATCGTGGCCGCCAACATCACCGGCCTGCACCACCTCTACGAGGCCGTGCGCGAGGAGGGCGTGCCCCGGGTCGTCTTCGCCTCCAGCAACCACGCCGTCGGCTTCACGCCCCGGCCGCGCGAGGGCGAGCCCCTGATCCCCGTCGACACCCCGCACCGGCCCGACACCTTCTACGGCCTGTCCAAGGCGTTCGGCGAGGACCTGGCGCAGTTCTACTGGGACAAGCACGGCGTCGAGACCGTCTCGGTGCGGATCGGCTCCTGCTTCCCCGAGCCCACCTCGGTGCGGATGCTGTCGATGTGGCTCAGCCCGGCCGACTGCGCCCGGCTGCTGCACGCGGCGCTCACCGCGCCCGGAGTGGGGCACACGGTGGTGTACGGCTCCTCCGCCAACACGCGGGCCTGGTGGGACCTGTCGTCGGCGCGGGCGCTCGGCTACGAACCGGAGGACGACTCCGAAAAGTTCGCCGAGCGGCTGATCGCCCGAAAGGGCCTGCCGGCCCCCGGCAGCGCGGACGACCTCTACCTGGGCGGCCACTTCTGCGTGGACCCGCCGCGCTGGCCGCACTGA
- a CDS encoding 5-dehydro-4-deoxyglucarate dehydratase, which translates to MTTPPLADRLDGLLFFPVTAFGPDGGVDLDVFRAHVRAGIDAGAGAVFACCGTGEFHALTPEEFRDCVAAAVDEAAGAVPVLAGAGYGTALAVHYARLAEEAGADGLLAMPPYLVVPDQAGLLRHYTELAAATRLDVIVYQRDNAVLTPETAVALARTPGVIGLKDGLGDLDLMQRIVSAVRSAGLDLLYFNGLPTAELTGLAYRGIGVRLYSSAVFCFAPDIALAFHRALATGDDPTAHRLIDAFYRPLVELRAEGRGYAVSLVKAAVRMNGLDVGEVRPPLSEPAPGHLRELAAIIERGRAALATGAEETR; encoded by the coding sequence GTGACCACACCCCCGCTCGCCGACCGGCTCGACGGCCTGCTCTTCTTCCCCGTCACCGCCTTCGGCCCGGACGGCGGCGTCGACCTCGACGTCTTCCGCGCCCATGTCCGCGCCGGGATCGACGCGGGCGCGGGCGCGGTCTTCGCCTGCTGCGGCACCGGCGAGTTCCACGCGCTCACCCCCGAGGAGTTCCGCGACTGCGTCGCCGCCGCCGTCGACGAGGCCGCCGGAGCCGTCCCCGTCCTCGCCGGCGCCGGATACGGCACCGCACTCGCCGTCCACTACGCCCGGCTCGCCGAGGAGGCCGGCGCCGACGGGCTGCTCGCCATGCCCCCGTACCTCGTCGTCCCCGACCAGGCCGGACTCCTGCGCCACTACACCGAACTCGCCGCCGCCACCCGGCTCGACGTCATCGTCTACCAGCGCGACAACGCCGTCCTCACCCCCGAGACCGCCGTCGCCCTCGCCCGCACCCCCGGCGTCATCGGCCTCAAGGACGGCCTCGGCGACCTCGACCTCATGCAGCGGATCGTCAGCGCCGTCCGCTCGGCCGGCCTCGACCTGCTCTACTTCAACGGCCTTCCCACCGCCGAACTCACCGGCCTCGCCTACCGCGGCATCGGCGTCCGCCTCTACTCCTCCGCCGTCTTCTGCTTCGCCCCCGACATCGCCCTCGCCTTCCACCGCGCCCTCGCCACCGGCGACGACCCGACCGCGCACCGCCTCATCGACGCCTTCTACCGGCCACTGGTGGAACTGCGCGCCGAGGGCCGGGGCTACGCCGTCTCCCTCGTCAAAGCGGCGGTACGGATGAACGGCCTGGACGTCGGAGAGGTGCGGCCGCCGCTCAGCGAGCCCGCCCCCGGGCACCTGAGGGAACTCGCCGCGATCATCGAGCGCGGCCGGGCCGCCCTCGCCACCGGTGCCGAGGAGACCCGATGA